The Prunus persica cultivar Lovell chromosome G7, Prunus_persica_NCBIv2, whole genome shotgun sequence genome has a segment encoding these proteins:
- the LOC18770935 gene encoding protein SMAX1-LIKE 3, translating to MRAGGCTLQQGLTTEAANIVKQAVTLARQRGHAQVTPLHVAHTMLSSSTGLLRTACLQSHSHPLQCKALELCFNVALNRLPASNSSPMLGSHPQQSSISNALVAAFKRAQAHQRRGSIENQQQPLLAVKIELEQLIISILDDPSVSRVMREAGFSSTQVKSNVEQAVSLEICNSQTPSVSSKPKENNSLLVVNPHQFPSIGQSIGVKDGKPVRSEDVTSVIENLVKKRRKSIVVVGECLASIEGVVRGVMDKVEKGDVVEALREVKFITLTLSSFEHQSRVEVEQKLGELKSTVRSCVAKGVILFVGDLKWTSEYRASSSSEQGRGYYCPVEHMIMELGNLLCGMNGDHQNGRLWLVGMATFQTYMRCKSGHPSLETVWGIHPLTIPSGSLRLSLVTDSDLQSESTSKIAETGTNNRQMLEGGGKQLTCCAECSSKFEAEARSLQSSSSCNSESTTSSLPAWLQQYKNENKVPSSTNDQNSVPVSDLCKKWNSICNSMHQQHSNNSSEKTLTIFSSLSPSSSTSNFSYEQQQQPQHPNLHHHHSWRHQHFWISGSNCNKAVDDQPSLRMYIPENNSPKQPISSNPNSTPTSASSSDIVMETDQYVQRFKELNTENLKTLCSALETKVPWQKDIVPEIASTILKCRSGTVRRKGNKMGNYSDVTKEETWLFFQGIDMEAKLKVARELARLVFGSQTNLTSIALSSFSSTRADSTEDCRNKRSRDEQSCSYVERFAEAVSFNPHRVFLVEDVEQADYCSQMGFKRAIERGRITNSSGEEVGLGDAIIILSCESFSSRSRACSPPIKQKLSQGSHEEDNRDVAALEQTSPCVSLDLNISFDDGGVDGDRTEDQSIDDIGLLESVDRRIIFKIQEL from the exons ATGAGGGCAGGAGGTTGCACACTTCAACAAGGTCTAACCACAGAGGCTGCAAATATAGTAAAGCAAGCAGTAACCCTAGCTAGGCAACGTGGCCATGCCCAAGTGACTCCTCTCCATGTTGCACACACCATGCTTTCCTCTTCAACTGGCCTATTGCGAACTGCTTGCCTTCAATCACACTCTCACCCTCTCCAATGCAAAGCCCTTGAGCTTTGCTTCAATGTTGCCCTCAACCGCCTCCCGGCCTCCAATTCTAGCCCCATGTTGGGCTCTCACCCCCAACAGTCTTCCATCTCCAACGCCTTGGTTGCGGCTTTCAAGCGTGCTCAAGCTCACCAAAGGCGCGGTTCGATTGAGAACCAGCAGCAGCCCCTCCTAGCTGTGAAAATAGAGTTGGAGCAACTCATAATTTCCATCTTAGATGATCCAAGTGTTAGTAGAGTGATGAGAGAAGCTGGGTTTTCTAGTACCCAAGTGAAAAGCAATGTAGAACAAGCAGTCTCTTTAGAAATATGTAATTCCCAAACTCCTTCTGTGAGTAGCAAGCCCAAGGAAAACAATAGTCTCTTAGTAGTCAACCCTCATCAATTTCCGTCAATTGGTCAGAGTATTGGAGTCAAAGATGGAAAGCCAGTTAGAAGTGAGGATGTGACAAGTGTTATAGAGAATTTAgtgaagaagagaaggaaaagtaTTGTGGTTGTGGGAGAGTGTCTTGCTAGTATTGAGGGTGTGGTTAGAGGAGTGATGGATAAGGTTGAGAAGGGTGATGTAGTTGAGGCTTTGAGAGAGGTAAAATTTATAACCCTTACCCTGTCCTCTTTTGAACATCAGTCTAGAGTAGAGGTTGAACAGAAGCTTGGAGAGCTGAAGAGCACAGTGAGGAGCTGTGTGGCCAAAGgggttattttatttgtggGAGATCTCAAGTGGACAAGTGAATATAGGGCTAGTAGTTCAAGTGAGCAGGGAAGGGGGTATTATTGTCCTGTGGAGCACATGATCATGGAGCTTGGGAACTTGCTTTGTGGAATGAATGGAGATCATCAGAATGGGAGACTGTGGCTTGTGGGGATGGCTACTTTCCAAACTTACATGAGATGCAAATCTGGCCATCCATCACTGGAGACTGTTTGGGGTATTCATCCGCTTACAATTCCCTCCGGCAGCCTCCGCTTGAGTCTTGTCACTGACAG TGACCTACAAAGTGAGTCTACAAGCAAGATAGCTGAAACTGGAACAAACAACAGGCAAATGCTTGAAGGTGGAGGCAAGCAGCTCACTTGCTGCGCAGAATGTTCATCCAAGTTTGAAGCCGAAGCTCGAAGCCTacaaagcagcagcagctgcaaCAGTGAATCCACCACTTCAAGCCTTCCTGCATGGCTCCAACAGTACAAAAATGAGAACAAAGTGCCAAGCAGTACTAATGATCAG AACTCTGTCCCAGTTTCAGACCTTTGCAAAAAGTGGAACTCTATTTGCAATTCAATGCACCAACAGCATTCCAATAATTCTTCTGAAAAAACCCTCACaatattctcttctctctcaccCTCTTCCTCCACTTCCAACTTTTCATAtgagcagcaacaacaaccaCAACACCCTAATTTGCACCATCATCATTCGTGGCGGCACCAACATTTCTGGATATCTGGATCTAATTGTAACAAGGCTGTTGATGATCAACCCAGTTTGAGAATGTACATTCCAGAGAATAATAGTCCCAAACAACCAATTTCATCAAATCCCAATTCTACCCCTACTTCAGCCTCATCCAGTGATATTGTCATGGAAACAGATCAGTATGTGCAGAGGTTCAAGGAGCTCAACACCGAAAACCTCAAAACCCTATGCAGTGCATTGGAGACCAAAGTCCCATGGCAGAAGGATATAGTTCCTGAAATTGCAAGCACCATCTTGAAATGCAGGTCAGGCACGGTGAGAAGAAAAGGGAACAAGATGGGAAACTACAGTGACGTCACTAAAGAAGAAACATGGTTGTTCTTTCAAGGCATTGACATGGAAGCTAAACTGAAAGTTGCAAGGGAATTGGCCAGGCTTGTTTTCGGCTCCCAAACCAACCTCACTTCCATCGCACTAAGTAGTTTCTCATCGACTCGAGCAGATTCAACTGAGGATTGCAGGAACAAAAGATCTAGAGACGAGCAAAGCTGCAGCTATGTCGAAAGATTCGCGGAGGCAGTGTCTTTTAATCCCCACAGGGTGTTTTTAGTGGAGGACGTGGAGCAAGCAGACTACTGCTCACAAATGGGGTTTAAGAGAGCGATAGAACGAGGAAGGATAACGAATTCGAGTGGTGAAGAAGTAGGTCTTGGAGATGCTATCATCATTTTGAGCTGTGAAAGCTTCAGTTCGAGATCAAGAGCTTGCTCTCCTCCTATTAAGCAAAAGTTGTCACAGGGGTCTCACGAAGAAGACAATAGGGATGTTGCTGCTTTAGAGCAAACAAGCCCTTGTGTGTCTTTGGATTTGAACATTTCATTTGATGATGGTGGAGTTGATGGTGATAGAACCGAGGATCAGTCGATCGATGACATCGGTCTTCTTGAATCTGTCGATAGACggattattttcaaaattcaagaattgtga
- the LOC18770824 gene encoding uncharacterized protein LOC18770824 isoform X1, whose amino-acid sequence MWRSLWRSIDRFSLQYFKYVINELRQIKVVDWHNRELVIDLLQSIVELVTYGDRQDPLIFEYFMEYQVLAEFVRVLKISKNSRIEAPLLQYLSIMIQNMNSDHSIYYCFSNDYINNIIGHKFEFGGDLALYYVSFLRAVSNKLNKDTVCLLLKVYGDSVVSFPLYNEALKFAHHGEKMIQTAIRALTLSIYNVSDDMIYQYITTPPVSKYFSDLVSSLSNQFFHLDALVHATEMRTNQKRKELLLETDKIVDDLYYFNDMLGVGQSRLSTVVIENLLRILIFPILLPLLQLGQSNGSNLSAVTSFYTVSCLLQVIGGKGMFNSVAGVILYPYMTSSVRDAIERDSTESINHAKSILSEMGKVVLSSPETEGAENSSLPRDTASNKRSGILAHVFSDNPSLSLASLFLLFILAEAKDLHPLLAQMIGLNGMQNMIAVDGNIGNLLVKYMDQILNALLKVLASQPPFSILIQWHTGWFLRKLLILQGKGLGDHNFKLLNSSYQQSRECLQKELDGCWFDHIPEVLRNEWPNCKAALEESSQCKDPFFVLELDDSQQATDGDATSYFAWKTMVETVKVFILHLQLKSCIFKGELLQEPLLNMSSTIADSSKTHASDIASASFGSEVSLRSGIPCTIAFSNAGIRDIYLIPKARETTGKVLLAEKHPFRSQRGVVLAIGPLAGLNPKVDEDHPTWLHLQIREFEPKLHKIKVGHQSSGMSNHVADGRWTLGFSNANACEAARLSILEEIRKQRSSVESILAPLLQDSYPGNLSETESQDE is encoded by the exons ATGTGGCGCTCTCTGTGGCGCTCCATCGACCGCTTCTCTCTTCAGTACTTCAA GTACGTAATCAATGAACTGCGGCAGATCAAAGTTGTGGACTGGCATAACAGG GAATTAGTCATTGATTTACTACAGTCCATAGTGGAGCTAGTTACCTATGGTGATAGACAAGACCCACTGATTTTCGA ATATTTTATGGAGTACCAAGTTTTAGCAGAATTTGTTCGAGTGCTAAAGATCAGTAAAAATTCAAGAATTGAGGCACCGTTGCTTCAGTATCTGAGTATAATGATTCAAAACATGAATAGTGACCATTCAATTT ACTATTGTTTTAGCAATGACTATATCAACAACATTATAGGACATAAGTTTGAATTTGGAGGAGATCTAGCCTTATATTATGTATCATTTTtgag AGCAGTGAGcaataaattaaacaaagacACAGTTTGCCTTCTTCTGAAGGTCTATGGG GATTCTGTAGTCTCGTTTCCCCTGTATAATGAGGCTCTCAAATTTGCCCACCATGGGGAAAAGATGATTCAGACAGCTATCCGTGCACTAACTCTCAGTATATATAATG TTAGTGATGATATGATATATCAATATATAACAACTCCTCCAGTCTCGAAGTATTTTTCAGACTTGGTTTCAAGCTTAAGCAATCAATTTTTTCACCTAGATGCCCTTGTCCATGCTACAGA GATGCGTACaaatcaaaagagaaaagaactACTCTTGGAAACTGATAAGATTGTCGATGATCTGTATTACTTCAATGACATGCTTGGAGTTGGCCAGTCTCGTTTGAGTACAGTAGTCATTGAAAATCTTCTCAGAATATTAATCTTTCCCATATTACTCCCATTACTGCAGTTAGGGCAGAGCAAT GGCTCAAATCTATCTGCAGTCACGTCTTTCTATACTGTTTCTTGTCTTCTTCAAGTCATTGGTGGAAAAGGCATGTTCAACTCTGTCGCTGGAGTTATTTTATATCCTTATATGACATCAAGTGTGAGAGATGCTATTGAAAGGGACTCAACTGAGAGCATTAATCATGCTAAATCTATATTGAGTGAAATGGGAAAAGTAGTATTGTCTAGTCCTGAGACTGAAGGAGCAGAAAACAGTAGCCTCCCTAGAGATACTGCCTCTAATAAAAG GAGTGGAATACTAGCACATGTTTTCTCTGACAATCCTAGTCTATCACTAGCATCACtattcttattatttattttggcagAAGCAAAAG ATCTTCATCCTTTACTAGCTCAAATGATTGGCTTAAATGGAATGCAAAATATGATT GCAGTGGATGGAAATATCGGAAATCTTCTAGTGAAATATATGGATCAG ATTTTAAATGCATTATTGAAGGTTTTAGCAAGTCAACCACCTTTCTCTATACTAATACAATGGCATACAGGGTGGTTCTTGCGGAAGCTATTGATTTTACAAGGAAAAGGGCTTGGTGATCATAATTTCAAGCTACTCAAT TCCTCATATCAGCAATCCCGTGAATGCCTTCAGAAAGAACTTGATGGATGCTGGTTTGATCATATCCCTGAGGTGTTAAGAAATGAATGGCCAAACTGTAAAGcag CTCTCGAGGAATCATCACAATGCAAAGATCCTTTTTTTGTTCTAGAGCTTGATGATAGCCAACAAGCTACTGACG GTGATGCAACTTCATACTTCGCTTGGAAAACGATGGTTGAAACTGTGAAG GTGTTCATTCTCCATCTTCAGCTTAAATCATGTATTTTCAAAGGAGAATTGCTTCAGGAACCCTTGCTGAATATGAGCAGCACAATTGCTGATTCTAGTAAAACACATGCTTCAGACATTGCATCTGCAAGCTTTGGGTCAGAGGTTTCTTTAA GATCTGGAATTCCATGTACAATTGCATTTTCCAATGCTGGAATCAGGGATATCTACCTGATACCTAAGGCAAGGGAAACTACTGGAAAAGTGCTGCTTGCAGAGAAGCATCCTTTCCGTAGTCAACGAGGAGTAGTACTTGCTATTGGACCATTGGCTGGATTGAAT CCAAAGGTAGATGAGGACCATCCGACATGGTTGCATCTTCAGATAAGAGAGTTTGAACCAAAACTCCATAAAATTAAAGTAGGCCATCAATCATCAGGGATGTCCAATCATGTGGCTGATGGGAGATGGACACTTGGTTTCTCAAATGCCAACGCTTGCGAAGCAGCTCGATTGTCAATACTCGAGGAAATTAGGAAGCAGAGATCCTCTGTTGAGAGCATACTTGCTCCTCTACTGCAGGATAGTTATCCTGGAAATTTATCAGAGACAGAGAGCCAAGATGAGtga
- the LOC18770824 gene encoding uncharacterized protein LOC18770824 isoform X2 yields MEYQVLAEFVRVLKISKNSRIEAPLLQYLSIMIQNMNSDHSIYYCFSNDYINNIIGHKFEFGGDLALYYVSFLRAVSNKLNKDTVCLLLKVYGDSVVSFPLYNEALKFAHHGEKMIQTAIRALTLSIYNVSDDMIYQYITTPPVSKYFSDLVSSLSNQFFHLDALVHATEMRTNQKRKELLLETDKIVDDLYYFNDMLGVGQSRLSTVVIENLLRILIFPILLPLLQLGQSNGSNLSAVTSFYTVSCLLQVIGGKGMFNSVAGVILYPYMTSSVRDAIERDSTESINHAKSILSEMGKVVLSSPETEGAENSSLPRDTASNKRSGILAHVFSDNPSLSLASLFLLFILAEAKDLHPLLAQMIGLNGMQNMIAVDGNIGNLLVKYMDQILNALLKVLASQPPFSILIQWHTGWFLRKLLILQGKGLGDHNFKLLNSSYQQSRECLQKELDGCWFDHIPEVLRNEWPNCKAALEESSQCKDPFFVLELDDSQQATDGDATSYFAWKTMVETVKVFILHLQLKSCIFKGELLQEPLLNMSSTIADSSKTHASDIASASFGSEVSLRSGIPCTIAFSNAGIRDIYLIPKARETTGKVLLAEKHPFRSQRGVVLAIGPLAGLNPKVDEDHPTWLHLQIREFEPKLHKIKVGHQSSGMSNHVADGRWTLGFSNANACEAARLSILEEIRKQRSSVESILAPLLQDSYPGNLSETESQDE; encoded by the exons ATGGAGTACCAAGTTTTAGCAGAATTTGTTCGAGTGCTAAAGATCAGTAAAAATTCAAGAATTGAGGCACCGTTGCTTCAGTATCTGAGTATAATGATTCAAAACATGAATAGTGACCATTCAATTT ACTATTGTTTTAGCAATGACTATATCAACAACATTATAGGACATAAGTTTGAATTTGGAGGAGATCTAGCCTTATATTATGTATCATTTTtgag AGCAGTGAGcaataaattaaacaaagacACAGTTTGCCTTCTTCTGAAGGTCTATGGG GATTCTGTAGTCTCGTTTCCCCTGTATAATGAGGCTCTCAAATTTGCCCACCATGGGGAAAAGATGATTCAGACAGCTATCCGTGCACTAACTCTCAGTATATATAATG TTAGTGATGATATGATATATCAATATATAACAACTCCTCCAGTCTCGAAGTATTTTTCAGACTTGGTTTCAAGCTTAAGCAATCAATTTTTTCACCTAGATGCCCTTGTCCATGCTACAGA GATGCGTACaaatcaaaagagaaaagaactACTCTTGGAAACTGATAAGATTGTCGATGATCTGTATTACTTCAATGACATGCTTGGAGTTGGCCAGTCTCGTTTGAGTACAGTAGTCATTGAAAATCTTCTCAGAATATTAATCTTTCCCATATTACTCCCATTACTGCAGTTAGGGCAGAGCAAT GGCTCAAATCTATCTGCAGTCACGTCTTTCTATACTGTTTCTTGTCTTCTTCAAGTCATTGGTGGAAAAGGCATGTTCAACTCTGTCGCTGGAGTTATTTTATATCCTTATATGACATCAAGTGTGAGAGATGCTATTGAAAGGGACTCAACTGAGAGCATTAATCATGCTAAATCTATATTGAGTGAAATGGGAAAAGTAGTATTGTCTAGTCCTGAGACTGAAGGAGCAGAAAACAGTAGCCTCCCTAGAGATACTGCCTCTAATAAAAG GAGTGGAATACTAGCACATGTTTTCTCTGACAATCCTAGTCTATCACTAGCATCACtattcttattatttattttggcagAAGCAAAAG ATCTTCATCCTTTACTAGCTCAAATGATTGGCTTAAATGGAATGCAAAATATGATT GCAGTGGATGGAAATATCGGAAATCTTCTAGTGAAATATATGGATCAG ATTTTAAATGCATTATTGAAGGTTTTAGCAAGTCAACCACCTTTCTCTATACTAATACAATGGCATACAGGGTGGTTCTTGCGGAAGCTATTGATTTTACAAGGAAAAGGGCTTGGTGATCATAATTTCAAGCTACTCAAT TCCTCATATCAGCAATCCCGTGAATGCCTTCAGAAAGAACTTGATGGATGCTGGTTTGATCATATCCCTGAGGTGTTAAGAAATGAATGGCCAAACTGTAAAGcag CTCTCGAGGAATCATCACAATGCAAAGATCCTTTTTTTGTTCTAGAGCTTGATGATAGCCAACAAGCTACTGACG GTGATGCAACTTCATACTTCGCTTGGAAAACGATGGTTGAAACTGTGAAG GTGTTCATTCTCCATCTTCAGCTTAAATCATGTATTTTCAAAGGAGAATTGCTTCAGGAACCCTTGCTGAATATGAGCAGCACAATTGCTGATTCTAGTAAAACACATGCTTCAGACATTGCATCTGCAAGCTTTGGGTCAGAGGTTTCTTTAA GATCTGGAATTCCATGTACAATTGCATTTTCCAATGCTGGAATCAGGGATATCTACCTGATACCTAAGGCAAGGGAAACTACTGGAAAAGTGCTGCTTGCAGAGAAGCATCCTTTCCGTAGTCAACGAGGAGTAGTACTTGCTATTGGACCATTGGCTGGATTGAAT CCAAAGGTAGATGAGGACCATCCGACATGGTTGCATCTTCAGATAAGAGAGTTTGAACCAAAACTCCATAAAATTAAAGTAGGCCATCAATCATCAGGGATGTCCAATCATGTGGCTGATGGGAGATGGACACTTGGTTTCTCAAATGCCAACGCTTGCGAAGCAGCTCGATTGTCAATACTCGAGGAAATTAGGAAGCAGAGATCCTCTGTTGAGAGCATACTTGCTCCTCTACTGCAGGATAGTTATCCTGGAAATTTATCAGAGACAGAGAGCCAAGATGAGtga
- the LOC18771649 gene encoding probable aspartyl protease At4g16563 yields the protein MILLFSVPALASFTIKKPTKTQPTESSSISCYPATIHNPQSMANPKSLLTLTSLFSLFLLTLSSKITLPLSPFPNHPSSDPLQALSFHASASISRAHHIKNSRKPNSSLTQVPLFPHSYGDYSVSLNFGTPPQTSSFIMDTGSSLVWFPCTKRYICSRCQFPNINPAKIPTFKPKLSSSSKIVGCQNPKCGWIFGPEVKSKCPNCNNPSHQNCSQACPTYIIQYGSGTTAGILLSETLDFPKKIVPDFLVGCSFVSIRQPAGIAGFGRGPQSLPAQMGLTKFSYCLVSHRFDDTPQSSDLVLYSSSSGSSSSSEEEPTIAESQRNKTKLQSLSSTPFQKNPGPPNSAFREYYYIMLRKVIVGNKNVKIPYKFLVPGADSSGGTIVDSGSTFTFMEKPVFEPVAKEFEAQMANYTRAKDLENKTGLRPCFDISKEKKVDFPELVFQFKGGAKMELPSKNYFSMVSSSGVVCLTIVTDGVVGPGGNGGPAIILGNYQQQDFHVEYDLQHGKFGFRKQSCK from the coding sequence ATGATTCTCCTTTTTTCTGTTCCTGCATTGGCTTCTTTCACTATAAAGAAGCCCACCAAAACCCAGCCTACAGAAAGCAGCAGCATCTCTTGCTACCCTGCCACAATTCACAATCCACAATCCATGGCCAATCCCAAGTCCCTTCTCACTctaacctctctcttctctctcttccttctaACCCTCTCCTCCAAAATCaccctccctctctccccaTTCCCCAACCATCCATCTTCAGATCCACTCCAAGCCCTCAGCTTCCATGCCTCCGCGTCCATTTCCAGAGCCCACCACATCAAAAACTCCAGAAAACCCAACTCTTCTCTCACCCAAGTCCCTCTCTTTCCTCACAGCTATGGCGACTACTCAGTCTCCCTCAACTTTGGGACACCCCCACAAACCTCTTCCTTCATTATGGACACAGGAAGCAGCCTTGTTTGGTTCCCCTGCACCAAACGCTACATTTGCTCCAGATGCCAATTCCCAAACATCAACCCAGCAAAAATTCCAACTTTCAAGCCCAAACTCTCCTCCTCATCCAAAATCGTCGGCTGCCAAAACCCCAAATGTGGTTGGATTTTTGGCCCAGAAGTCAAATCCAAATGCCCAAATTGCAACAACCCGAGTCACCAAAACTGCTCGCAAGCCTGCCCAACTTACATAATCCAGTACGGTTCAGGCACCACAGCTGGGATTTTACTTTCCGAGACACTCGATTTTCCCAAGAAAATTGTCCCGGATTTTCTCGTCGGCTGCTCTTTCGTCTCGATCCGCCAACCCGCTGGGATTGCTGGGTTTGGCCGCGGACCACAATCGCTGCCTGCCCAAATGGGCCTCACCAAATTCTCCTACTGCTTAGTctctcacagattcgacgacaCCCCACAAAGCAGCGACCTTGTCCTCTACAGCAGCAGCAGTGGCAGCAGCTCAAGCTCTGAAGAAGAACCCACCATCGCTGAAAGCCagagaaacaaaaccaaacttcAAAGCTTGAGctccaccccatttcagaaaaaCCCAGGTCCTCCAAACTCCGCTTTCCGCGAATACTATTACATCATGCTCAGAAAAGTCATTGTGGGCAACAAGAACGTCAAAATCCCCTACAAGTTTCTGGTTCCTGGAGCCGACAGCAGTGGCGGCACCATAGTCGACTCAGGCTCGACCTTCACGTTCATGGAGAAGCCGGTTTTCGAACCCGTGGCCAAAGAGTTCGAAGCCCAGATGGCGAATTACACAAGAGCCAAggacttggaaaacaaaacgGGCTTAAGGCCCTGCTTCGACATTTCAAAGGAGAAGAAAGTTGACTTCCCAGAATTGGTCTTCCAATTCAAAGGTGGTGCCAAGATGGAATTGCCATCGAAGAATTATTTCTCTATGGTTTCAAGCTCAGGCGTTGTGTGCTTGACCATTGTTACAGATGGGGTTGTAGGTCCAGGCGGTAATGGTGGACCTGCGATTATTTTGGGCAATTATCAGCAGCAGGATTTTCATGTGGAGTATGATTTGCAGCATGGGAAGTTTGGGTTTCGAAAACAGAGCTGTAAATAA